The proteins below come from a single Zea mays cultivar B73 chromosome 8, Zm-B73-REFERENCE-NAM-5.0, whole genome shotgun sequence genomic window:
- the LOC103635319 gene encoding protein SPEAR3 isoform X2: MSASNSGSGDSMEWGRGRSTTRTKGKRGGGGSDKPRQPQRGLGVAQLEKIRIQSEMAEYLHHPLAQQPPHPIHRTGSFNSEELRLSHSVPSSSPSSTFHANNMGVSSSSYPIHRPTHHRLAMAYGERSAGGDDMRYGEFQTNPIVSRNQFA, encoded by the exons ATGAGCGCGAGCAATTCCGGGTCCGGGGACAGCATGGAGTGGGGACGGGGAAGGTCCACCACCAGGACGAAGGGCaagagaggcggcggcggctccgACAAGCCGAGGCAGCCGCAGCGAGGGCTCGGCGTTGCGCAGCTGGAGAAGATCAGGATCCAGAGCGAGATGGCGGAGTACTTGCACCACCCTCTTGCCCAGCAGCCGCCTCATCCGATCCACAGAACTGGTAGCTTCAACTCG GAAGAGTTGCGGCTGTCTCACTCGGTGCCTTCTTCGTCTCCGTCCTCCACCTTCCATGCCAACAACATGGGTGTTTCGTCGTCGTCCTACCCAATCCATCGTCCGACTCATCATCGTCTTGCG ATGGCATATGGAGAGAGATCTGCTGGAGGAGACGACATGAGATATGGTGAATTTCAAACAAATCCCATCGTCAGCAG GAATCAATTTGCTTGA
- the LOC103635319 gene encoding protein SPEAR3 isoform X1 has product MSASNSGSGDSMEWGRGRSTTRTKGKRGGGGSDKPRQPQRGLGVAQLEKIRIQSEMAEYLHHPLAQQPPHPIHRTGSFNSEELRLSHSVPSSSPSSTFHANNMGVSSSSYPIHRPTHHRLAMAYGERSAGGDDMRYGEFQTNPIVSRSPNNYYGATFGSEAHYPHPSNATLPLFKPRESICLNRPYYYDLNQTADSSSSLDDDQEVDLELKL; this is encoded by the exons ATGAGCGCGAGCAATTCCGGGTCCGGGGACAGCATGGAGTGGGGACGGGGAAGGTCCACCACCAGGACGAAGGGCaagagaggcggcggcggctccgACAAGCCGAGGCAGCCGCAGCGAGGGCTCGGCGTTGCGCAGCTGGAGAAGATCAGGATCCAGAGCGAGATGGCGGAGTACTTGCACCACCCTCTTGCCCAGCAGCCGCCTCATCCGATCCACAGAACTGGTAGCTTCAACTCG GAAGAGTTGCGGCTGTCTCACTCGGTGCCTTCTTCGTCTCCGTCCTCCACCTTCCATGCCAACAACATGGGTGTTTCGTCGTCGTCCTACCCAATCCATCGTCCGACTCATCATCGTCTTGCG ATGGCATATGGAGAGAGATCTGCTGGAGGAGACGACATGAGATATGGTGAATTTCAAACAAATCCCATCGTCAGCAG GTCACCAAATAATTACTATGGCGCTACCTTTGGTTCGGAAGCACATTATCCACATCCAAGCAATGCCACATTGCCTCTCTTCAAACCTCGG GAATCAATTTGCTTGAACAGGCCGTATTATTACGATCTAAATCAAACCGCAGACTCGTCGTCGAGCTTAGACGACGATCAGGAGGTAGACCTTGAGCTCAAGCTATGA